One Nocardia iowensis DNA window includes the following coding sequences:
- a CDS encoding MoaD/ThiS family protein, whose protein sequence is MVEIRYFAAIADAVGKDRETLDFPAGATVADLRSTLSASYGPDLAKMLSVCAYLVGDELTRDPHTALTPQVDVLPPFAGG, encoded by the coding sequence GTGGTTGAGATCCGTTACTTCGCCGCGATCGCGGACGCCGTCGGCAAGGACCGCGAGACCCTGGATTTCCCGGCCGGTGCCACCGTCGCCGACCTACGGTCCACCTTGTCCGCCTCCTACGGCCCCGACCTGGCCAAGATGCTGTCGGTCTGCGCCTACCTCGTCGGCGACGAGCTCACTCGCGACCCACACACCGCCCTGACGCCCCAGGTCGACGTGCTCCCGCCCTTCGCGGGCGGCTGA
- the moaA gene encoding GTP 3',8-cyclase MoaA, producing the protein MTLVEMGIPAVRSGRPSLDGRPDTPFLLDRFGRVARDLRISITEKCSLRCTYCMPEEGLPAIPQHELLTVEEIVRLVSLAVRELGVEEVRFTGGEPLMRRDLERIIAGCHEQVPDTPLAMTTNGVGLEHRAQALAAAGLHRVNVSLDTVDRAGFAKLTRRDRLDSALAGIRAARAAGLTPIKVNAVLMRETLSGASDLLQWCLGEECELRFIEEMPLDADHEWARANMVTAAELLDVLGDRFDLTAAGRADPAAPAETWLVDGGPATVGIIASVTRKFCDTCDRTRLTADGMLRSCLFSDQEYDLRQVLRSGADDAELATLWRGAMWNKWAGHGIDAEGFVPPERTMGAIGG; encoded by the coding sequence GTGACTCTGGTCGAGATGGGGATACCCGCCGTGCGTTCCGGGCGTCCCTCGCTCGACGGCCGCCCCGATACGCCGTTCTTGCTGGACCGATTCGGGCGGGTGGCCCGCGATCTGCGCATCTCCATCACCGAGAAGTGCTCACTGCGCTGCACGTACTGCATGCCCGAGGAAGGCCTGCCCGCGATACCGCAGCACGAACTGCTGACCGTCGAGGAAATCGTGCGCCTGGTGTCCCTGGCCGTTCGCGAGCTCGGGGTGGAAGAGGTCCGGTTCACCGGCGGTGAGCCGTTGATGCGGCGCGATCTGGAACGAATCATCGCGGGCTGTCACGAACAGGTGCCGGACACGCCGCTGGCCATGACCACCAACGGCGTCGGACTCGAACATCGCGCTCAGGCGCTGGCCGCCGCCGGTCTGCATCGGGTGAACGTCTCGCTGGACACCGTGGACCGTGCCGGCTTCGCCAAGCTGACCCGGCGCGACCGGCTCGACTCCGCGCTGGCCGGTATTCGCGCCGCCCGCGCCGCCGGTCTGACTCCGATCAAGGTGAACGCCGTGCTCATGCGGGAAACCTTGTCCGGTGCCTCGGATCTGCTCCAGTGGTGTCTTGGCGAGGAGTGCGAGTTGCGGTTCATCGAGGAGATGCCGCTCGACGCCGACCACGAATGGGCCCGCGCCAACATGGTCACCGCCGCCGAACTGCTCGACGTCCTTGGCGACCGCTTCGACCTCACCGCGGCGGGCCGCGCCGATCCCGCCGCCCCGGCCGAGACGTGGCTGGTCGACGGCGGTCCCGCGACCGTCGGCATCATCGCGTCGGTGACCCGCAAGTTCTGCGACACCTGCGATCGCACCCGCCTCACCGCCGACGGCATGCTGCGCTCCTGCCTGTTCAGCGACCAGGAATACGACCTGCGCCAGGTGTTGCGCTCCGGCGCGGACGACGCCGAACTCGCCACCCTGTGGCGCGGCGCGATGTGGAATAAATGGGCGGGCCACGGCATCGACGCCGAGGGCTTTGTCCCGCCGGAACGGACGATGGGAGCCATCGGTGGTTGA
- a CDS encoding molybdopterin molybdotransferase MoeA, whose protein sequence is MNSRPASVSARPVDDYRDSIEQLLRPLAARPVEAVTVPDALGRQLADDVRSPVDLPVFRNSAMDGYAVRAASVAVTPVTLPLVGVVAAGNAGQTPLPPATAIKVMTGAPIPPGADCVIPVEDVHSDDGSVTIERGRGAGEFVREPGTDVRAGDLLVGAGTTLTPRHIAALAAVGLPSVPVFRAVRAAVITTGDELVDAGSTLRPGQIYNSNGIALAAALTANGVDVVSVAHSTDDPAQFRKLLSAATGAADVVFTSGGVSKGDFEVVKDVLAPLGGQFGSVAMQPGGPQGLTVVEGVPVLSFPGNPVSTMVSFEVFARPILRHLSGLPDVEIYELPLHNEVARSPQGKRQFLRGRLIRPKSGELPALHRYPEAVEVVSGPGSHLIAGMAWADVLIDVPAEITSLPAGAAVRVWSL, encoded by the coding sequence ATGAACTCTCGGCCCGCCAGCGTCTCGGCCCGGCCCGTCGACGACTACCGGGACAGCATCGAACAGCTGTTGCGGCCGCTGGCCGCACGTCCGGTCGAAGCGGTCACGGTGCCGGACGCCCTGGGCAGGCAGCTGGCCGACGACGTCCGCTCGCCGGTGGACCTGCCGGTGTTCCGCAACTCGGCGATGGACGGCTACGCGGTGCGCGCCGCGTCCGTCGCGGTGACGCCGGTGACGCTGCCGCTGGTCGGAGTCGTCGCGGCGGGCAATGCCGGGCAGACACCGTTGCCGCCAGCGACCGCCATCAAGGTGATGACCGGCGCGCCGATCCCGCCCGGCGCGGACTGCGTGATTCCGGTCGAGGACGTGCACAGCGATGACGGCAGCGTGACCATCGAACGCGGCCGCGGCGCAGGCGAATTCGTGCGCGAGCCGGGCACCGATGTGCGCGCCGGTGACCTGCTGGTCGGCGCGGGCACCACCCTCACGCCCCGGCACATCGCGGCGCTCGCGGCAGTCGGCTTGCCGAGCGTTCCGGTGTTCCGCGCGGTGCGGGCCGCGGTCATCACCACCGGCGACGAACTGGTCGACGCGGGCAGCACGCTGCGTCCCGGGCAGATCTACAACTCCAACGGCATCGCACTGGCCGCCGCGCTCACCGCGAACGGCGTCGACGTCGTCTCGGTCGCACACAGCACCGACGACCCGGCGCAGTTCCGCAAGCTGCTCTCGGCCGCGACCGGCGCCGCCGATGTCGTATTCACCTCCGGCGGGGTGTCCAAAGGCGACTTCGAGGTGGTCAAAGACGTGCTCGCACCGCTGGGCGGACAGTTCGGCTCGGTCGCCATGCAACCGGGCGGGCCGCAGGGCCTGACCGTTGTCGAGGGCGTTCCGGTGCTCAGTTTTCCCGGCAACCCCGTCAGCACCATGGTGTCGTTCGAGGTGTTCGCCCGGCCGATCCTGCGCCACCTGTCCGGGCTGCCCGATGTGGAGATCTACGAACTGCCGCTGCACAACGAGGTGGCCCGCTCGCCGCAGGGCAAGCGGCAGTTCCTGCGTGGCAGGCTGATCCGCCCGAAGTCCGGCGAGCTGCCCGCGCTGCACCGGTATCCGGAGGCGGTGGAAGTGGTGTCCGGGCCGGGGTCTCATCTCATCGCGGGCATGGCCTGGGCGGATGTGCTGATCGATGTGCCGGCCGAGATCACCTCGTTGCCCGCGGGTGCCGCTGTGCGAGTGTGGTCGCTGTGA